One genomic region from Granulicatella adiacens ATCC 49175 encodes:
- a CDS encoding oleate hydratase: MYHSNGNYEAFARPKKPQGVDQKSAYLVGSGLASLSAAAFLVRDGQMKGENIHILEELPLAGGSLDGILNPTRGFIIRGGREMEDHFECLWDLFRSIPSLEVEDASVLDEFYWLNKEDPNYSKCRVIENKGQRIPDDGQFTLSDKSSEEMVKLYLMSESELQGLKITDVFSEEFFESNFWTYWASMFAFEKWHSAIEMRRYILRFIHHIDGLPDLSALKFTKYNQYESLVLPLVNYLKKHNVQFEYDTVVKNVIVEHDGSDMIAKELVLEVGGVLETRNLTENDLVFVTNGSITAATTYGDNNTPAPISKELGGAWSLWKNLAKQDERFGHPEVFCENLPDQSWFVSATTTVKDKRIAQYIQKISKRDPYAGKVVTGGIVTVRDSNWMMSYTLNRQPHFKAQSKDELVVWIYGLYSGIKGNYVEKPIEECTGIEIAEEWLYHMGVPEELIHEFASEGCNTVPCYMPYITSYFMARKDGDRPLVVPNGSKNIAFIGNFAETPRDTVFTTEYSVRTAMEAVYTLLDVDRGVPEVFASAYDLRVLTKSTSRLMDGKKLADVKVPFLVKLFEKRAAKKIKGTMIEELLKDANLI; the protein is encoded by the coding sequence ATGTATCATTCAAACGGAAATTACGAAGCATTTGCCCGCCCTAAAAAACCACAAGGAGTTGACCAAAAATCAGCTTACTTAGTTGGTTCAGGACTTGCATCTTTATCAGCCGCTGCTTTCTTAGTCAGAGATGGCCAAATGAAAGGAGAAAACATTCATATTTTAGAAGAACTTCCACTTGCAGGAGGAAGCTTGGACGGAATCTTAAATCCAACGCGCGGATTCATTATTCGTGGGGGACGTGAAATGGAAGACCACTTCGAATGTTTATGGGATTTATTCAGATCTATTCCCTCACTAGAAGTCGAAGATGCCTCAGTACTAGATGAGTTCTACTGGCTTAATAAAGAGGACCCTAACTATTCTAAATGTCGTGTGATTGAAAATAAAGGGCAACGCATTCCAGATGATGGACAATTCACATTAAGCGATAAGTCAAGTGAAGAAATGGTGAAATTATATTTGATGTCTGAATCTGAATTGCAAGGGTTAAAAATTACCGATGTATTCAGCGAAGAGTTCTTCGAATCAAACTTCTGGACTTATTGGGCTAGTATGTTTGCTTTTGAAAAATGGCATTCAGCCATTGAAATGCGCCGTTACATTTTACGTTTCATTCACCATATCGACGGTCTACCTGACTTATCTGCATTGAAATTTACGAAATACAACCAATATGAATCACTTGTTTTACCGCTCGTGAACTATTTGAAAAAACACAATGTTCAATTCGAATACGATACAGTTGTTAAAAATGTGATTGTTGAACATGATGGAAGTGACATGATTGCCAAAGAACTTGTGTTAGAAGTAGGTGGCGTTTTAGAAACACGTAATTTAACAGAAAACGACTTAGTATTTGTGACAAATGGTAGTATTACTGCTGCGACAACATATGGGGATAACAATACTCCAGCACCAATCTCAAAAGAATTAGGCGGAGCATGGAGCTTATGGAAAAACTTAGCGAAACAAGATGAACGCTTCGGACATCCTGAAGTATTCTGTGAAAACTTGCCAGACCAAAGCTGGTTCGTTTCAGCTACAACAACTGTAAAAGACAAACGAATCGCGCAGTATATTCAAAAAATCTCAAAACGTGATCCTTATGCTGGAAAAGTGGTGACAGGAGGAATCGTAACCGTTCGTGACTCAAACTGGATGATGAGCTACACATTAAACCGTCAACCACACTTTAAAGCACAAAGTAAAGATGAATTAGTCGTTTGGATTTATGGTTTATATTCAGGAATCAAAGGAAACTATGTGGAAAAACCAATCGAAGAATGTACAGGGATTGAAATTGCCGAAGAATGGTTATATCACATGGGTGTCCCAGAAGAATTAATTCATGAATTTGCTAGCGAAGGATGCAACACAGTGCCTTGCTACATGCCTTATATCACAAGCTACTTCATGGCTCGTAAAGATGGCGACCGTCCGCTCGTTGTTCCAAATGGCTCTAAAAATATTGCCTTCATTGGTAACTTCGCTGAAACTCCTCGCGATACAGTGTTCACAACAGAATATTCTGTTCGTACAGCGATGGAAGCAGTGTATACATTGCTTGATGTCGATCGTGGGGTACCAGAAGTGTTCGCTTCAGCTTACGATTTACGAGTTCTTACAAAATCAACAAGCCGCTTGATGGATGGTAAGAAATTAGCTGATGTAAAAGTGCCATTCTTAGTGAAATTATTTGAAAAACGTGCTGCTAAGAAAATTAAAGGTACGATGATTGAAGAACTTCTCAAAGACGCAAACTTAATCTAA